In Chloroflexota bacterium, one DNA window encodes the following:
- a CDS encoding NADH-quinone oxidoreductase subunit C — translation MTVAEESLTEAFPDAVHGVSQDGIPYLLVRPDQLVETLRRLRDDLDYVRWLDVTAVDEPNVEPRFELQYLLYSMVDRRWVRIKTQTDDAVPTVTEVFPGADWYEREVFDLFGITFEGHPNLTRLMMPDDWEGHPLRRDYPIGGEQVDFTVTREVYGTGGGNELRG, via the coding sequence CGCCGTGCATGGGGTCTCCCAGGACGGCATCCCCTACCTTCTGGTGCGGCCAGATCAGCTTGTCGAGACGCTGCGCCGCCTGCGCGACGATCTCGACTACGTGCGCTGGCTGGATGTGACGGCGGTGGACGAGCCGAACGTCGAGCCGCGCTTCGAGTTGCAGTACCTGCTCTATTCGATGGTGGACCGCCGCTGGGTCCGTATCAAGACGCAGACGGACGACGCCGTGCCAACGGTCACCGAGGTCTTCCCGGGAGCCGACTGGTACGAGCGCGAGGTTTTCGACCTCTTCGGGATCACCTTCGAGGGGCACCCGAACCTGACGCGCCTGATGATGCCGGACGACTGGGAAGGTCACCCCCTGCGCCGTGACTACCCGATAGGCGGCGAGCAGGTCGATTTCACCGTCACCCGTGAGGTCTACGGGACCGGCGGCGGCAACGAGCTGCGAGGCTGA